CCAGTCTAAAGACAAGGCCAGTCTGTCAGGACCCAACCCTGTGCTCAACTCGTGCTCCAGACCACATGTGCCCTGCTACTGGAGACACAGTCCAGACAGGCAGAAAACACTCAATGAAGtacaaatacaacaataaaatacagtGTCCAATGCCTACAGTGTTTACCTCAAAGGAATATGCAGTATGGTTTcaatcatagatagatagatatcattattaacatatttaaaagggatagttcactcaaaattcacccaaaaaaatcaTTGACTCGCCCTCAGTTTTCCAAGCTTGTATGAGtttgttgagcataaaagaagatattttgaagaatttgggtaaccaaacagctgttAGAAACAAAAACTCTTCGgatacataatatttaaaatatttatttttttgttttcagtaaaagaaattaattcatacaagtttggtacaacttgaggttgagtaaattatgacaattttcatttctgggtgaactattaatatgataattaattaatataactgaatgaatataatgtaaataatatattcaatacttattaataattttaatatgaaacGGAATTATCTAACCTAAttaaaaagctgtaaaaaaaattacaaatcatatATAACCTTTCAAATCTaaataaccaattttttttttttgtttacttttttccttcttgttttagACCAGTCTTTGAATGGGCATTTCACTTTGCAGCATGAGTGTGATTTGTCACCTGAGATCCCATAAGCTTGTACAACTGGATTTCTCCACTTGCAGTGGCCATACCCAACACTGGGCGCTCTGATATCGGCACGTGACACCTGAGAAATTAGAACAAATGAAACACTGTGCGTTGGGCAGTTACAAAAAGCGTTTGACTCCGCATCAACTCCATACTGACCATCTGTCAAGACAAGAGTGTTACACAGGACACGAGCGGTGAAAAATGGATGGATGCCATCACATACAATAAATAACGTACATAATATACACACAGACTGtacaaaatacagtacagtatacaTATGGAGTGTGTAATGGTGTAGTGAGCAGAATACACAGTGAGATTCACCTACCATTTGAGGTCGAGTATAGCAGGAGTGTCTCTCCGCTGAGTCTCAGTCAGTGGAGGGATGAAAGATGTCTGCGGATTACACTCGAACAGATAAAGTCGACCGATTCTGTTCGGTGCAGGACAGTTTTCTGCGGTTTGCTGTTAACAGAGAACACCGTTTCAATTTAGGATTGACCAGTTAATACCACACAATACCACAAACTAAAGGCGAAAGATATTTAGCATTACCTTCTCATCGCCTTTTTGTAGCTGGTAAGTCCCACATGCCAGAACATGAGAGAACTGTGGTAACGGGCACCACTCCACAGTATCAGCGCTTAACTCCGTGTCAAACACCTGCAGGGTTCGGGTTCGAGACTGCCAACCCATTTAAGCGGCTCGGCATAATATGAAGCAACTTAGAATAGATAATCGAAGTCACTGACCAAGAGATGACTGCACGCGAAACTTACTGTCAGTCTGTGACCCCTACATACACGCAGCACTCTAGAccagctgttttatttaaaattgtaattttatataattttttattaaaatgaatagtaTGTATTATAACTTCGTGTCAAATATTAGTTTCCAGGTCATAAACATTTTCGTGTAACTTCGCCTTTTATCGTTTTTGCGAGGTAAACAGGACGCGAATGGCACAACAACTTCCGGGTTTCTGAGCTCTGACTGGTTGAGCGTTTAAATCGCGCCCTTGTTGTTTACGAGGAGCAGTTCCTGGCTGAAGCATGTAGTTTtccagttgtatttttttatgtgattttatgttAAATGAGTATGGAACAAAACTCCGAGTCAAAATCTGTCCTTTGCACATTGCTGGATAAAAACGATCAGTCCAAATATGTGTTTTTTACACAAAAACGATCAGCGGGTGACATAAACATAGGGTGAGTTGACATAAAGCAGTCACAGCAGTTTGATATGCTCTAATGTaatttacataatacatacatacatacatacatacatacatacatatatatatatatatatatatatatatatatatatatatatatatatatatatatatatatatatatatatatatatatatatttgtgtgtgcagttATAAATTCAGGTTAAATAAACCAGTgttgatttagtatttttaatatagtattatagtatttattcatatttttaatttgcttttgtttttatattttcagatttcatttcagatgtagtattttgtcatcatcatcatcattattatttaaatatttctatttagctttaattgatttatttttatttttaggtggtTGCTTTGTTCTTTCAAGCTTTTCATCTAACAgttgtaatatttcagttttctttttggtATACAATTAATTCTATAaattatattcagtatatatatatatatatatatatatatatatatatataattttttgttaacaGTGACAACACTAAATTGCACACTCGTCAGTTGGCTACAACatttgtcataataataatacataatattacgAATTGTATATATTGCTTATAGTTGTATATATCATGATGTCCTGTTTCCCGTAGATTTACCAATGGTGAAGATGTTTGGAAAACACATCTTTCAGAGGAGATTCTGTCTCAGCttgtaaggattttttttttttttttttttctacatgacAGATATTTGTTTCTTGTAACAATAACacaatgcttttatttctttacagTTCAAGACATTTTCATTGAAGTCCACAGAGGATTATACCTTCAAACTCAAGTGAGTTGCAACCTGAGGGCCAATTAATGAATCCATAATCTGATTTCTCGGTTGGCAAGATCTGAGAACCGTCTCTTGTGTATGTGGACAGATGTGCGTGTAAAGCTGGCAGAGCCTTTGTGAAGCTGCAGGAGGACAGTGCTGTGCTGCATTTAGGATCGGAGCCCAAAGACCTCAGTCTGTCCCTGTCCAAACTCAAAGACTCGGAGGGAAGGACAGAAGTCAAGGAACTGCTTTTTAAAATGGCTGACAGCTTGCAACAGCTAGAAAGTCAAGGCAAGTCAggatattttcaattattatacTCACAAATTTTTCCATTCTAAATGTTTGCTGTTTCATCATTTGTAGGTTCTTCATCCTCATTCAGTCCAGTCAAGAGTCCTCAGAAATGGAGTGCTGGTAAGCATGTTAGTTGTAAACATCCAAGAGGCCTTATGAgtcttaaaatgattttgttataTTAACATAATCTTACTTAAAATGCTAAAAAGCCCAGACTTTACACTTTTGAGtgcttttttaaagtttattttattacagtagaAATACCAGAGGTACACTGTATATCAGCTTTACTTAATTATATCAGAATTATTTGTCTAATTGTCAAAGCTTTAAAACTAGTGATGACATGTTTCTGTTTTAGAATTTGAACCTAGGAAACAGCATAAGGGTCCAGTAGTAGCAGTCAAAAAACGTCTTCCTGGAGATTCTCTCATCAACCCAGGAACAAAAAGGTTAATATTCTCATTGACTTTATTCTCCAAACTGAACGAATTAACAATCTGTGAATATCTCCGCTCACTGAGCATTTCTGTTGATTTTACAGAAAGAAACCTGCAACAGGTGTGGCTTTTGATGACGAAGACGATGATTGAAGTCAGCACGACCActgagttttataaaaaaataagaattgtacCTTTTAACCAACTCAACActatctgtttttaaaatgtaacttggACAGAAATCAGTGTGAACTGTTTCAAGTCATCA
The sequence above is drawn from the Cyprinus carpio isolate SPL01 chromosome B5, ASM1834038v1, whole genome shotgun sequence genome and encodes:
- the paxx gene encoding protein PAXX; translated protein: MSMEQNSESKSVLCTLLDKNDQSKYVFFTQKRSAGDINIGFTNGEDVWKTHLSEEILSQLFKTFSLKSTEDYTFKLKCACKAGRAFVKLQEDSAVLHLGSEPKDLSLSLSKLKDSEGRTEVKELLFKMADSLQQLESQGSSSSFSPVKSPQKWSAEFEPRKQHKGPVVAVKKRLPGDSLINPGTKRKKPATGVAFDDEDDD